Genomic DNA from bacterium:
AACCATCAGTCGGCGCGACCTCCAGCGTGTACGTGTTGCGGTTGTACAAATCGAGTTCGTCGCTGTCGGACAAATCCTGTTCGTCCGTGACCTTGCCCGATGCGTCCAGCGCCCGGACGAGGAAAGTCGCGTCCTGCGGCCACGTGAACCGCCAGGACTCCTTCTCGCCGGTAGCGGCGCAGGTAGCACGCGCGTGGTGCTTGGCGTCAGCGGAACTGCCGAACCCGAGCAGCACCGGGTCTCCGGTCATAGTCTTGCACGTCCACTGCCCGGCCCCGGAATCACGAGTTACCGTGATTTCGTAGGTCGTCGGCACGCGCAAGTCAACGACCCCGGGCATGTTCAGCCTGGCAGTGATGCTCGCGCCCGTATCCGGCTTCGCGACCACCGTGGCACCCGAGTGTTCGGGCAGACTGAACAGCAGCTTGGCGCCGCCCTCGCCGGCCATGACCTTGAGCGAGCTACGGACCCAGGCTTCGCTCATGTTGCCTTGAACGGTGAAACCTGCACCCGCCGCCAGGCAGATGCAGGCCGTCACCAGAATCATGAATCGACTCAAAACTCCTCCTCGTCCTCCTCATCGGTCCTGACGTCGTCAGACTCGTTCTCGTCGAAGCTGGGCAGCATGTTTTCGAACTGCATCACCGACCAGGCGGCCACGAACCCCTGGAAGTCCACCTCGGTCAGTCCGGGCGGAGGCTTCGGAGCCGGAAAGTCCTTATAAACCAGCGGCGGAAACTCGACCAGCGGCAGGCTCAGTCCCGGAATGCTCGCGCCCGGCGAGAAACCGACGATCCGGCGCGTCCGGTCCGAGATAATGAGGTCCTTCCAGAATCCGCGATGCTCGCCGCGCAGGTCGTAGACTGACGTACCAACCACGTATCCGCGCGGCCTGCCCTTGAAGTCGTATATTTCCGTCCCGCGCAGACGGAAGATCGCCTTGCCCCACCTGTTGTAGAGAGGAATCTCTCGTGGCGGCGTCGGTGTATACTTCGGAGTCTCATCTCTGATGTACTTGGAAAGATCAACGTTCACTTCTATCAGTATGGCCAGGAACGCTTATAAGTCAAACTGAACGCAGCCCCGCGCCGGTGCCCGCTTCATCCGCGGGTACGCACCGGCATTGACCCTTGTTAAGATCCGCGCCGCACGCCGCACAGATTCCGCGGCAATCCGGACGGCAGCGTGGTGCGATCGGCACGGCCAGGTGGATTGCGTCGTGCACCATCGGCAGCAGGTCAAGCCAGCTGCCATGCAGGCCGCCCTCACCTTCGCACTCGGCGTTCCGGTCGGTCTCCACACCCGCATCGTCGCAACTCAGGAATTCGGCCGCCAGTGGCTCGCTCAGGTCGCACTCATACTCGCAACCGCAGTACGCGCACTCGAGCCTGGCACGGTAGGAAACCGAACCCGCCACTATCAGTCGCTGGCCGCTGCGGGTTATCGAAAGCGATACTTCTACCGGGCCCACGAAGAACTCGAACGAAGGATTCTCCGCCACCTCCCGCGGTCGCAGGGCAATGTCTTGCGGCAGCAGCTTGAAGCTCAGCTTGTTCTGCCCCTGCTTCAGCGAAGCGAGCGGTATGTTCAATACGTTCTTCACAGCTCCTCCACCAATCGCCGCACAACCGTATCGGCCTTCACATTCTCCGCCTCGGCCGCGAAGTTGGTAACGATGCGATGTCTGAGCACGGGGCGGGCGACCGCCTTCACGTCGTCAATCGCCGGCGTGTACCGGCCATCGAGCATCGCGCGGGTCTTGGCCCCGAGAATCAGATACTGCGACGCACGCGGCCCCGCGCCCCAGCTCACCCAATCGCGGATGAACTGCGGGCTCGTCTCGGCTGATGGCCGGGTGGCGCCGGCCAGCTTCACCGCATAGGCGATGACCTCGTCCGCCACCGGCACCCGGCGCACCAGCCCCTGCAGCTCGGCTATCTCCGCGGCAGTCAGCACCCGGGAAAGATCCGGCACGTACGCCGAGGTCGTGCTCTTCACAATATCCATCTCCTCGGCCGGGCTCGGGTAGTCTACGAACACCGAGAACATGAACCGGTCGAGCTGAGCCTCAGGTAATGGATAGGTGCCTTCCAACTCAATCGGGTTCTGGGTCGCGAGGACGAAGAACGGCTTGGGCAGCGGATAGGTCCGGCCCGCCACGGTCACGTGATACTCCTGCATCGCCTGCAGCAAAGCAGCCTGGGTCTTGGGCGGGGTCCGGT
This window encodes:
- a CDS encoding DUF177 domain-containing protein; this encodes MKNVLNIPLASLKQGQNKLSFKLLPQDIALRPREVAENPSFEFFVGPVEVSLSITRSGQRLIVAGSVSYRARLECAYCGCEYECDLSEPLAAEFLSCDDAGVETDRNAECEGEGGLHGSWLDLLPMVHDAIHLAVPIAPRCRPDCRGICAACGADLNKGQCRCVPADEAGTGAGLRSV
- a CDS encoding MoxR family ATPase; amino-acid sequence: MSSVRTQGDVEAVRRLGEARSRIEQEVAKAIIGQKVVVEQVLTCLLAHGHALLIGVPGLAKTMLVNTLAQVLDLSFNRVQFTPDLMPSDITGTEIIEEDSTTRRRAFRFVEGPVFANVVLADEINRTPPKTQAALLQAMQEYHVTVAGRTYPLPKPFFVLATQNPIELEGTYPLPEAQLDRFMFSVFVDYPSPAEEMDIVKSTTSAYVPDLSRVLTAAEIAELQGLVRRVPVADEVIAYAVKLAGATRPSAETSPQFIRDWVSWGAGPRASQYLILGAKTRAMLDGRYTPAIDDVKAVARPVLRHRIVTNFAAEAENVKADTVVRRLVEEL